From the genome of Aspergillus chevalieri M1 DNA, chromosome 8, nearly complete sequence, one region includes:
- the RSC9 gene encoding putative chromatin remodeling complex subunit (Rsc9) (BUSCO:EOG09260WUA;~COG:S;~EggNog:ENOG410PM7M;~InterPro:IPR003150;~go_function: GO:0003677 - DNA binding [Evidence IEA];~go_process: GO:0006355 - regulation of transcription, DNA-templated [Evidence IEA]) yields MSANTPRTSLRQGLRQAPKANQPFIPDTAPVRRSHIHANASPQSTSPHDNIIPSANPSSVQFNAGSWDGQRQVPMSTREVATPGNRPGLFPSVSDRAKTAKQPNFYDPYFPLRFIEVPKSDHIYKRAHYGLQSGISDEVDFALYHLVQISNQRWDKFKFEGFPLLAETLMGKALDITNLCTGVKWELEYDFRQPTDRVNVLNSLHGTRDLLEKIAKLPVTLPNDTLETYEFNHRLRNVKEATLVLRNMVLLKENAFYVSRYAKGLLRDFLVILLNIPNQPRLNEIKNDALDIAEEVTKFMRTDTQDPLWITLLKCLESSDRAHVVRALWALTHFATELDEPDANKAMENISRETLQQLYFHTLLDLDKDILSGALDFWYQYTLSPDNVETLMDVINLPIIFVPRMIALLAYEGRPSKKETVLQEEKVAPPPSEIPRVPPELLKDLMELSEPERSSRWLRCCFIEDGDCEITQIALWQAYQSRFADPRIPGGGVLPAAEFIKNVSTTFTNAQAQVINGPGAATKFIIKGIRPLETAYTFQGFPYLYCQWADNTKPSKECQRAFTTAADLRTHVFSDHMNLKATETPGQYNLEKADSPVHTCLWDNCTKFRSSGPSADTPLVAGHVSSHLPEDLPPDAEPPTSKRAVLQERIVRKWFYMDSPVNERGEPVGVAYKAALVLRNLAKNLPTGTAAQYGGLPWKKAVFVSHRPKIIETWDRNRSLRKELTELIMAVEKEVYY; encoded by the exons ATGTCCGCCAATACACCGCGCACGTCCCTACGAC AGGGTTTGCGCCAGGCTCCCAAAGCCAACCAGCCATTCATTCCTGATACAGCTCCGGTGAGACGCTCCCATATTCATGCGAACGCATCCCCTCAATCAACCTCGCCGCATGACAATATCATCCCGTCCGCGAATCCGAGCAGTGTTCAGTTTAATGCAGGAAGCTGGGATGGGCAGAGGCAGGTGCCCATGTCAACGCGCGAGGTGGCGACGCCAGGGAATAGACCGGGCCTATTTCCGAGTGTCAGCGACAGAGCGAAGACCGCAAAGCAACCCAATTTCTACGACCCTTATTTTCCACTAAGATTCATCGAAGTCCCGAAGT CGGATCATATCTACAAGCGGGCACATTATGGTTTGCAGTCAGGTATTTCGGACGAGGTCGATTTCGCATTGTATCACTTGGTGCAAATTTCCAATCAGCGCTGGGATAAGTTCAAGTTCGAAGGCTTCCCGTTGCTTGCTGAGACTCTCATGGGCAAAGCTTTGGATATCACAAATCTCTGCACTGGTGTCAAATGGGAGCTCGAGTACGATTTTCGGCAGCCTACTGACCGTGTCAACGTTTTGAACTCACTACACGGTACCCGGGATCTTTTGGAGAAGATTGCGAAACTACCAGTGACACTGCCAAATGACACACTTGAAACCTACGAATTCAACCATCGTCTCCGGAATGTGAAGGAGGCAACTCTGGTCCTCCGGAATATGGTGTTACTGAAAGAGAACGCGTTTTATGTGTCGCGCTATGCCAAAGGGTTATTAAGGGATTTTCTGgtcatcctcctcaacaTTCCGAACCAGCCTCGCTTGAATGAAATCAAGAATGATGCTTTGGATATCGCGGAAGAGGTGACGAAGTTCATGAGAACTGACACACAAGATCCGCTTTGGATTACTCTTCTCAAATGCCTCGAGTCATCAGACCGTGCTCACGTTGTGCGGGCCCTTTGGGCTCTGACCCATTTCGCGACAGAGCTGGATGAGCCAGACGCAAACAAAGCGATGGAAAACATTTCGAGAGAGACCTTACAACAGTTATATTTCCATACGCTCCTTGACTTGGATAAGGATATCCTGAGTGGCGCACTGGACTTCTGGTACCAGTACACACTTTCTCCAGACAATGTTGAGACCCTGATGGACGTTATTAACCTTCCTATCATCTTTGTGCCGCGCATGATTGCATTGTTAGCTTACGAAGGGCGACCTTCAAAGAAGGAAACGGTACTGCAGGAAGAGAAAGTGGCACCCCCGCCGTCAGAAATACCTCGCGTACCCCCTGAGCTCCTCAAAGACCTGATGGAGCTCTCAGAGCCCGAGCGTAGCTCTCGCTGGCTGCGTTGCTGTTTTATCGAAGATGGTGATTGCGAGATTACACAAATCGCGCTGTGGCAAGCCTACCAAAGCCGATTTGCAGACCCTCGGATTCCCGGTGGCGGTGTCCTCCCTGCGGCGGAATTCATTAAGAATGTCAGTACCACTTTCACCAATGCTCAGGCCCAAGTCATCAATGGCCCTGGCGCCGCGACAAAGTTCATCATCAAGGGAATCCGGCCACTCGAGACCGCATATACATTCCAGGGATTCCCCTACCTCTACTGCCAATGGGCAGACAACACAAAACCATCAAAGGAATGCCAACGCGCATTTACCACTGCGGCTGATCTCCGTACCCACGTTTTCTCCGACCATATGAACCTCAAGGCTACTGAAACTCCCGGGCAATATAACTTGGAGAAGGCCGATTCACCTGTACATACCTGTCTATGGGACAACTGCACGAAGTTCCGCTCTTCTGGTCCCAGTGCTGACACTCCGCTGGTTGCCGGCCATGTATCCTCGCATCTACCGGAGGACCTTCCACCCGATGCGGAGCCTCCAACCTCAAAGCGTGCTGTACTCCAAGAACGTATCGTGCGCAAGTGGTTCTATATGGATTCTCCGGTTAACGAACGAGGCGAACCCGTCGGTGTGGCTTACAAGGCTGCCCTGGTGCTGCGCAATCTTGCTAAGAACCTCCCCACCGGCACTGCGGCGCAGTATGGCGGGCTTCCATGGAAGAAGGCCGTGTTCGTCAGTCATCGTCCTAAGATCATCGAGACATGGGACCGCAACCGGTCCTTGCGTAAAGAGCTTACCGAGTTGATTATGGCAGTGGAGAAGGAGGTCTACTATTAA